A region of Planococcus sp. MSAK28401 DNA encodes the following proteins:
- the purN gene encoding phosphoribosylglycinamide formyltransferase: protein MKNRTKMAVFASGNGSNFQALYEATQDGRLDADIVLVVADKPSAFVLERANQAGVPAFSFIPRDYASKQAYESMLVEKLDRAGVEWLVLAGFMRLIGPVLLGAYENRIVNIHPSVLPAFPGKDAIGQTLEAGAKEAGVTVHFVDEGMDTGAIIAQRSFPVDDADRETVERKIHEIEHQLYPESLQQLFSRQQSV, encoded by the coding sequence ATGAAAAATAGAACAAAAATGGCCGTTTTCGCTTCTGGAAACGGCTCTAATTTTCAAGCGCTTTACGAAGCAACTCAAGACGGACGTCTCGATGCAGACATCGTTTTGGTCGTGGCGGATAAGCCGTCTGCGTTTGTGTTGGAACGGGCGAATCAGGCAGGAGTGCCGGCATTTTCGTTTATACCGCGTGATTATGCGTCCAAACAGGCATATGAATCGATGCTCGTGGAAAAATTGGATAGAGCGGGTGTCGAGTGGCTCGTGCTGGCCGGGTTTATGCGTTTGATCGGCCCGGTTTTGCTCGGGGCTTATGAAAACCGCATCGTCAATATCCACCCATCGGTACTGCCGGCGTTTCCGGGTAAAGACGCAATCGGCCAGACGCTGGAAGCTGGGGCAAAAGAGGCTGGAGTCACCGTGCATTTTGTCGACGAAGGCATGGACACGGGAGCGATCATCGCACAGCGCTCGTTTCCTGTAGACGACGCGGACCGTGAGACAGTAGAACGCAAAATCCATGAAATCGAGCACCAATTATACCCTGAGAGTTTGCAGCAATTATTCAGCCGGCAACAGTCGGTCTAG
- a CDS encoding YerC/YecD family TrpR-related protein, translating into MQVDKIRGPQTDQLIEAVLALENKEQAYRFFDDLCTISEIQSLSQRFEVAHMLRLKKTYEKIKNETGASTATISRVRRCLNYGNDAYEEMLDVLYPEEKQIELPKD; encoded by the coding sequence ATGCAAGTTGATAAGATTAGAGGGCCGCAGACCGATCAATTGATCGAAGCGGTGCTGGCATTGGAAAACAAAGAACAAGCCTATCGATTTTTTGATGATTTGTGCACGATCAGTGAAATCCAATCATTATCGCAGCGCTTTGAAGTGGCGCATATGCTGCGCTTGAAAAAGACCTACGAAAAAATCAAAAACGAAACGGGCGCGAGCACAGCGACGATTTCCCGCGTGCGCCGCTGCTTGAATTACGGCAATGACGCGTACGAGGAAATGCTCGACGTGCTATATCCGGAAGAAAAACAAATTGAACTTCCAAAAGACTGA
- the pcrA gene encoding DNA helicase PcrA, with protein MELITKNLLRGMNPEQEEAVKTTEGPLLIMAGAGSGKTRVLTHRIAYLVLEKQVYPSNILAITFTNKAAREMRNRIDGLLGHGTGDRMWVSTFHSMCVRILRRNIDRLGFSKSFSILDTTDQLTVIKNVLKQQNLDPKKYEPRTMLNAISSSKNECIDAETFAANANQFNPYEKTVAEVFTGYQKRLQKNQSLDFDDLIMMTLRLFETVPDVLEYYQDKFHYIHVDEYQDTNNAQYQLVQLMAKKFKNICVVGDSDQSIYRWRGADITNILSFEKDYPDAKVIMLEQNYRSTKRILKAANDVIQKNTSRYPKELRTDNDEGPAITLHKAGDERQEAQYIVQTIQNLMQEEGYKTSDFAILYRTNAQSRILEEMFVKSNMSYTIVGGTKFYDRKEIKDLLAYLRLIANNEDDLSLARIINEPKRGIGATSFEKMARFAIEQDRTIMDSLQEADFMGLTAKTAQTALEFRAMIAGFTEMQEFLSVTELVEEVLKKSGYRQMLQNDKTIEGESRLENLDEFLTVTQAFEKQSDDKSLVAFLTDLALIADIDSLDEEEEQGDGPIILMTMHAAKGLEFPVVFIAGLEENVFPHSRSNNDEEELEEERRLAYVGITRAEKRLYLTHASSRTIFGKSNFNLPSRFISEISEELIEQTIANHRAGAATSYKQAPRRKAVMKPSYQQSGGDRLGWKTGDRAKHKKWGTGTVVNVKGDGEQTELDIAFPSPTGIKRLLAKFAPIEKE; from the coding sequence ATGGAATTAATCACAAAAAATCTGTTGCGGGGGATGAACCCCGAGCAGGAAGAAGCAGTCAAAACAACAGAAGGTCCGCTATTGATTATGGCCGGTGCGGGCTCTGGGAAAACACGTGTATTGACGCATCGGATTGCGTACTTGGTGCTGGAAAAACAAGTCTACCCGTCCAATATCCTGGCGATCACGTTCACCAATAAAGCGGCGCGCGAAATGCGCAACCGGATCGATGGCCTGCTTGGCCACGGAACAGGCGACCGCATGTGGGTGTCCACGTTCCACTCGATGTGCGTGCGCATCCTGCGCCGCAATATCGATCGCTTGGGCTTCTCGAAGAGCTTCTCGATTTTGGATACGACCGACCAATTGACAGTCATCAAAAATGTCCTGAAGCAGCAGAACCTGGACCCGAAAAAATACGAGCCGCGGACGATGCTGAACGCTATTTCGTCTTCGAAAAACGAATGCATCGATGCGGAAACCTTTGCAGCGAACGCCAACCAATTCAACCCGTATGAAAAAACGGTCGCGGAAGTGTTCACAGGCTACCAGAAGCGGCTCCAGAAAAATCAATCGCTCGATTTCGATGATTTGATCATGATGACATTGAGGCTCTTTGAGACGGTCCCGGATGTGCTGGAATATTATCAGGATAAATTCCACTACATCCATGTCGATGAATACCAGGATACGAACAACGCCCAGTACCAACTGGTGCAATTAATGGCGAAGAAATTCAAGAATATTTGCGTTGTCGGCGATTCCGACCAGTCGATTTACCGTTGGCGCGGGGCGGATATTACCAATATCCTGTCATTCGAGAAAGATTATCCGGACGCCAAAGTGATCATGCTCGAACAGAATTACCGTTCGACCAAACGCATTTTGAAGGCGGCAAATGACGTCATCCAGAAAAACACGAGCCGCTATCCGAAAGAATTGCGCACCGATAATGACGAAGGGCCGGCGATCACGCTCCATAAAGCGGGCGATGAGCGGCAGGAAGCCCAATACATCGTTCAGACCATCCAAAACCTCATGCAGGAAGAAGGATACAAAACCTCTGATTTCGCGATTCTTTACCGTACCAATGCGCAATCGCGTATTTTAGAGGAAATGTTCGTCAAATCGAATATGAGCTATACGATTGTCGGCGGCACGAAATTCTATGACCGCAAGGAAATCAAGGACTTGCTCGCGTATTTGCGCTTGATTGCCAATAACGAAGATGATCTGTCGCTCGCACGCATCATCAATGAACCAAAGCGAGGAATCGGCGCGACGTCATTCGAGAAAATGGCGCGCTTTGCGATTGAACAGGACCGCACCATCATGGATTCCTTGCAGGAGGCGGATTTCATGGGCTTGACGGCAAAAACCGCACAGACCGCGCTCGAATTCCGTGCGATGATCGCCGGATTCACCGAAATGCAGGAATTTTTATCGGTGACGGAATTGGTGGAAGAAGTGTTGAAGAAATCCGGCTATCGCCAAATGCTCCAAAACGACAAGACCATTGAAGGCGAAAGCCGCCTTGAAAACTTGGATGAATTCCTGACCGTGACGCAAGCGTTTGAAAAACAAAGCGATGATAAGTCACTAGTAGCGTTCCTGACCGATTTGGCTTTGATTGCGGACATCGATTCATTGGATGAGGAAGAAGAACAAGGCGACGGCCCGATCATCCTCATGACGATGCACGCAGCGAAAGGCCTGGAGTTCCCGGTCGTGTTTATCGCCGGGCTGGAAGAAAACGTCTTCCCGCATTCACGTTCGAATAATGACGAGGAAGAATTGGAAGAAGAACGGCGCTTGGCATATGTCGGCATCACGCGCGCCGAGAAACGGCTGTATTTGACGCATGCTTCGTCACGGACGATTTTCGGCAAGAGCAATTTCAATCTGCCGTCGCGCTTCATATCCGAAATTTCGGAAGAGCTGATCGAACAAACCATCGCCAATCACCGTGCAGGCGCAGCGACGAGCTATAAGCAGGCACCGAGACGAAAAGCGGTCATGAAGCCCTCTTACCAGCAATCCGGCGGCGACCGGCTGGGCTGGAAAACAGGCGACCGCGCGAAGCATAAAAAATGGGGCACCGGGACTGTCGTCAATGTCAAAGGCGACGGGGAACAAACGGAACTCGATATCGCCTTCCCGAGCCCGACAGGCATCAAACGGCTGCTTGCGAAATTTGCGCCGATCGAAAAAGAATGA
- a CDS encoding heptaprenylglyceryl phosphate synthase, giving the protein MDFQTWRHVFKIDPAKEISDGHLERICESGTDAILIGGSDDVTLDNVLELMARVRRYSVPVALEVSTVESVTPGFDYYFIPTVLNSSDPKWIKGLHHEAIREYGEIMDWTEIVPEGYCILNPDCKAASLTGADASLTEEDVLGYARMAEHFFRLPVFYLEYSGMFGDPELVRKTASVLSDTRLFYGGGIDSAERAKEMAAISDTIVVGNIIYEDLNKALATVKAVAETAEQSL; this is encoded by the coding sequence GTGGACTTTCAAACATGGCGGCATGTCTTTAAAATAGACCCTGCGAAAGAAATTTCAGATGGACATTTGGAACGAATTTGCGAATCCGGGACTGATGCCATCTTGATTGGCGGAAGTGATGATGTCACACTCGACAATGTCTTAGAATTGATGGCTCGTGTGCGCCGCTATTCGGTGCCGGTTGCGCTCGAAGTGTCAACGGTCGAATCGGTGACGCCGGGCTTCGATTATTATTTCATCCCGACAGTGCTCAACAGCAGCGACCCGAAATGGATCAAAGGGCTTCACCACGAGGCAATCCGTGAATACGGCGAGATCATGGACTGGACAGAGATCGTGCCGGAAGGCTATTGCATTTTGAATCCGGACTGCAAAGCGGCAAGCTTAACCGGGGCAGATGCATCCTTGACTGAAGAGGATGTGCTCGGATATGCGCGCATGGCGGAGCATTTTTTTCGGCTGCCGGTCTTTTATCTGGAATACAGCGGCATGTTCGGCGATCCTGAACTTGTCCGAAAAACCGCGTCGGTGCTGTCTGATACACGGCTATTTTATGGCGGCGGCATCGATTCAGCGGAGCGCGCCAAAGAAATGGCGGCCATCAGCGACACGATCGTTGTCGGCAATATCATATATGAAGATCTAAACAAAGCGCTTGCGACCGTCAAGGCAGTTGCGGAAACGGCTGAGCAATCGTTATAA
- a CDS encoding adenine deaminase C-terminal domain-containing protein: MVNPLWRNTEIRKQLKIMSKELSPDLVLTNATYLHGIFKKWMNGNIWINGDRIIYAGQDMPKIDDSTEVVDVSGKWIVPGYIEPHVHPYQLYNPQQFADYAAQGGTTGFISDNLPLFLSLENEKAFTLLDRMAELPFTFYWWTRFDSQTELVGEDQKFTSKAVGEWLERPDVILGGELTGWPKLLAGDDQMLYWIQKAKISLKKIEGHFPGASEKTLARMKLLGADGDHEAMTVDEVEMRLLHGYGVTLRHSSIRPDLPELLSGIVERELNVFDKLMMTTDGSTPVFHKDGVMDLCIQIALDAGVPAIDAYMMASYNVARYYNLTSLHGLIATGRYANLNILDSIDSPVPSGVISKGVWLKRDGKKVRSLDDVDWSVLPELDLDFELTDDDFQFSMPFGVEMVNDVITKPYSVSVDTNVERLSKEHGESFLMLIDRNGKWRVNTLIKGFATEVDGFASSYTNTGDIVLIGKSRKDMWQAFERVKRLKGGIVLIEGGEIVCELPLPIGGIMSDLPMEPLMEQETALKKALKERGYEHGDAVYTLLFLMATHLPYVRITQKGIYDVMNKTILFPAFMRGQG, from the coding sequence ATGGTAAACCCTTTATGGAGAAATACAGAAATACGGAAACAATTGAAGATTATGTCGAAAGAATTGTCCCCGGATCTTGTGCTGACGAATGCCACATATCTGCACGGGATATTTAAAAAATGGATGAATGGAAACATATGGATCAACGGAGACCGCATCATCTATGCAGGGCAAGACATGCCGAAGATCGATGATTCGACGGAAGTCGTAGATGTCAGCGGCAAGTGGATTGTGCCTGGCTATATCGAGCCGCATGTCCACCCGTATCAGCTTTACAACCCGCAGCAATTCGCTGATTATGCTGCACAAGGTGGAACTACCGGGTTTATCTCAGACAACTTGCCGTTATTTTTATCATTAGAAAACGAGAAAGCGTTTACATTGCTTGATCGCATGGCGGAGCTGCCGTTCACGTTTTATTGGTGGACGCGATTCGATTCGCAGACGGAACTTGTCGGGGAAGACCAAAAATTCACCTCGAAAGCAGTCGGCGAGTGGCTGGAGCGCCCGGATGTCATTCTTGGCGGTGAATTGACGGGCTGGCCGAAACTGTTGGCTGGCGATGACCAGATGCTTTATTGGATCCAAAAAGCGAAAATCAGCTTGAAAAAGATAGAAGGGCATTTCCCGGGAGCTTCCGAGAAGACTTTGGCGCGCATGAAGCTGCTGGGCGCTGACGGGGACCATGAAGCGATGACCGTCGATGAAGTGGAGATGCGCTTATTGCATGGCTACGGCGTGACGCTGCGCCATTCATCGATACGCCCGGATTTGCCGGAACTCTTGTCAGGGATTGTCGAACGGGAATTGAATGTGTTCGATAAATTGATGATGACAACAGACGGCTCGACGCCGGTGTTCCATAAAGACGGCGTGATGGATTTGTGCATCCAAATCGCGCTTGACGCCGGCGTTCCGGCGATTGATGCTTATATGATGGCTTCTTATAATGTGGCGCGCTACTACAATTTGACGAGCTTGCACGGCTTGATCGCAACGGGGCGCTATGCGAATTTGAATATCCTCGATTCGATCGATAGCCCGGTGCCGAGCGGCGTGATTTCTAAAGGAGTCTGGCTCAAGCGCGATGGCAAGAAAGTGCGTTCGCTCGATGATGTGGATTGGTCGGTGCTGCCGGAATTGGATCTCGACTTTGAATTGACCGATGACGATTTCCAATTTTCGATGCCGTTCGGTGTGGAGATGGTCAATGATGTCATCACCAAACCGTATTCCGTAAGCGTTGACACGAATGTCGAGCGTTTGTCAAAAGAACATGGCGAGAGCTTCCTGATGCTGATCGACCGCAACGGTAAATGGCGGGTCAATACTTTGATCAAAGGCTTCGCCACGGAAGTCGACGGATTTGCTTCATCTTATACAAATACAGGAGATATCGTGTTGATCGGTAAAAGCCGCAAAGATATGTGGCAAGCGTTCGAACGAGTGAAGCGTCTCAAGGGAGGCATTGTCTTGATTGAAGGCGGCGAGATAGTTTGCGAATTGCCGCTTCCTATTGGCGGCATCATGTCTGATTTGCCGATGGAGCCGTTGATGGAGCAGGAAACTGCTCTGAAGAAAGCGTTGAAAGAGCGCGGCTATGAACATGGCGACGCTGTCTATACTTTATTGTTCTTGATGGCGACGCATTTACCGTACGTCCGCATTACCCAAAAAGGGATTTATGACGTCATGAACAAAACCATTCTATTTCCGGCATTCATGAGGGGCCAGGGATGA
- the purD gene encoding phosphoribosylamine--glycine ligase — MNVLVIGKGGREHALAHQFAISPSVAKVYVAPGNDGMEQDAQLVDINETDFEALAAFAKDNDIAFTFVGPEQPLSEGIVDFFEARGLKIFGPNEAAARIEGSKAFAKELMKKYDIPTATYESFSNTEAAIKYVKQQGAPIVIKADGLAAGKGVVVAQSEQEAIDAVKDMLDGQKFGDSGSTVVIEEFLDGEEFSFMSFVQDGKIYPMVISQDHKRAFDGDKGPNTGGMGAYSPVPQIPQSVVDETFAKIVRPTVEAMSSEGTPFNGILYAGIILTAKGPKVIEFNARFGDPETQVVLPRLKTDLGAFISAILDGGEMELEWDARPVLGVVIAAEGYPGTVEKGAALPELDELADVTVTHAGTKRSEGRFTANGGRVLLVAGSGETLEDAQSTVYQALGKLEWDGFFYRTDIGWRAI, encoded by the coding sequence ATGAACGTATTGGTCATCGGCAAAGGCGGGCGTGAACACGCGCTTGCCCATCAATTCGCCATCTCGCCATCGGTCGCGAAAGTTTATGTGGCGCCTGGCAATGACGGCATGGAACAGGACGCACAACTAGTTGACATCAACGAGACAGATTTCGAAGCTCTGGCAGCGTTCGCCAAGGACAATGATATCGCCTTTACATTCGTCGGGCCGGAACAGCCGCTTTCTGAAGGCATCGTCGATTTCTTTGAAGCACGAGGCTTGAAGATTTTTGGGCCGAACGAAGCGGCGGCGCGCATCGAGGGCAGCAAGGCGTTTGCCAAGGAATTGATGAAAAAATACGATATCCCGACCGCAACTTATGAAAGTTTTTCAAATACTGAAGCAGCTATAAAGTACGTCAAGCAGCAAGGTGCGCCGATTGTTATCAAAGCGGATGGGCTCGCAGCCGGAAAAGGCGTCGTCGTTGCGCAAAGTGAACAAGAAGCAATCGATGCCGTAAAGGATATGCTCGATGGCCAAAAATTCGGCGACTCGGGATCGACTGTCGTTATCGAGGAATTTTTGGACGGCGAGGAATTTTCCTTTATGTCCTTCGTCCAGGACGGCAAGATTTACCCGATGGTCATTTCGCAAGACCATAAGCGCGCGTTTGACGGCGATAAGGGGCCGAATACAGGCGGCATGGGTGCTTACTCGCCGGTGCCGCAAATTCCACAGTCAGTCGTGGATGAGACTTTCGCGAAAATCGTCCGTCCGACTGTAGAAGCGATGAGTAGCGAGGGGACACCGTTCAATGGTATTTTGTATGCCGGTATTATCTTGACGGCAAAGGGCCCGAAAGTCATCGAATTCAATGCGCGTTTCGGAGACCCGGAAACGCAAGTGGTCTTGCCGCGCCTGAAGACCGACCTCGGCGCCTTCATTTCAGCCATTCTAGACGGCGGAGAAATGGAGCTTGAGTGGGATGCTCGCCCTGTGCTGGGTGTCGTCATTGCAGCGGAGGGCTATCCGGGAACTGTGGAAAAAGGGGCGGCCTTGCCGGAGCTTGATGAATTGGCGGATGTAACTGTCACCCACGCCGGCACGAAGCGCTCTGAAGGCCGCTTCACGGCTAACGGCGGCCGTGTGCTGCTTGTCGCAGGCAGCGGAGAGACTTTGGAAGATGCCCAGTCCACCGTCTATCAAGCACTCGGAAAATTGGAGTGGGACGGTTTCTTTTACCGCACCGATATCGGTTGGCGTGCAATATAA
- a CDS encoding DUF3048 domain-containing protein: protein MKKWLILLALLIVAAVLVVWLVGKEQAGEPETPATPEAPETPEVPEEVLTTAPFTGMQGNGPYDSRAVMAVINNHPAARPQTGLVEADIVFELIAEYNITRFLALYQSQFPVNIGPVRSARDYFVELADAYDAFFIAHGYSPEAKQLLDSGVVDHINGMQYDGTLFKRSLDRVAPHNSYISYENVELAMEMTDASSNYSMKAPYAFSAPGNNDKLEEQAASIEVNYGWDPLFASTYTYDSESQLYSRSSGGIATADKETSQRIEVANVLVMETVHETIDAKGRQEIDLTSGGQALLFREGSVQEITWRAENGMLVPVDENGIAELTQGKTWVHIIPDSPGIGQAVQYSP from the coding sequence ATGAAAAAATGGCTGATCTTGCTTGCTTTGCTGATCGTTGCAGCTGTCTTGGTTGTTTGGCTGGTCGGAAAGGAACAAGCGGGAGAGCCGGAAACGCCCGCAACTCCGGAGGCGCCAGAAACGCCTGAGGTGCCGGAAGAAGTGCTTACCACCGCCCCGTTTACCGGCATGCAAGGAAACGGTCCGTATGATAGCCGGGCGGTGATGGCGGTCATCAATAATCATCCAGCGGCGCGTCCGCAAACGGGCTTAGTGGAAGCTGATATAGTATTTGAATTAATTGCCGAATACAATATCACGCGGTTCTTGGCCTTGTATCAAAGCCAGTTTCCGGTGAACATCGGGCCGGTGCGCAGTGCGCGCGATTATTTTGTCGAACTGGCCGATGCGTACGATGCGTTTTTTATTGCGCATGGCTATAGCCCGGAAGCGAAGCAATTGCTCGATTCAGGAGTGGTCGACCATATCAATGGCATGCAGTATGATGGAACTTTGTTCAAGCGTTCATTGGACCGCGTGGCGCCGCACAATTCCTATATCAGCTATGAAAACGTAGAACTTGCGATGGAGATGACGGATGCTTCATCCAATTACAGCATGAAAGCACCTTATGCTTTCTCTGCACCGGGCAATAATGATAAACTAGAGGAACAAGCTGCTTCTATAGAAGTAAACTATGGCTGGGATCCGCTTTTTGCGAGCACTTATACTTACGATTCTGAGTCGCAGCTTTACAGCCGTTCATCGGGCGGTATCGCCACTGCAGATAAGGAAACTTCGCAGCGTATCGAAGTCGCCAATGTGCTGGTCATGGAGACAGTACACGAAACAATTGATGCCAAGGGCCGCCAGGAAATCGACCTGACTTCCGGCGGGCAGGCATTATTGTTCCGTGAAGGAAGCGTGCAGGAAATCACGTGGCGCGCAGAAAACGGCATGCTTGTGCCAGTCGACGAAAATGGGATAGCCGAATTGACGCAAGGAAAAACCTGGGTCCACATAATTCCAGATTCACCGGGAATTGGCCAGGCGGTTCAGTATAGCCCGTAG
- a CDS encoding GNAT family N-acetyltransferase, producing MNWYEKLNQYFPVEEMKSKDHMDTLLKEKGSVYYKDEGPYHVLMYAEFPSFSFVDYLFVSKESRGMGIGKKTLQMLKDKDKPIILEVEPVDYEDTDSEKRLRFYAREGFEHASSIGYCRRSLATGEENSMEILYWAPNGETEEEIFEAMKKMYEDIHTYKDEHFYGESYDPVSDVLTRKEQDQQDILKPFSDPVNK from the coding sequence ATGAACTGGTATGAAAAACTGAATCAATATTTCCCAGTGGAGGAAATGAAATCGAAAGATCATATGGACACGTTGCTGAAGGAAAAAGGCAGTGTCTACTACAAAGATGAGGGCCCGTATCACGTCTTGATGTATGCGGAATTCCCAAGCTTCTCGTTCGTCGACTATTTATTCGTGTCGAAAGAATCGCGCGGCATGGGCATCGGCAAGAAAACTTTGCAAATGCTCAAGGATAAGGACAAGCCGATCATTTTGGAAGTCGAACCGGTCGATTACGAAGACACGGATTCTGAAAAACGCTTGCGTTTCTACGCTCGTGAAGGCTTCGAGCATGCCTCGTCAATCGGCTATTGCCGCCGTTCGCTGGCGACTGGCGAAGAAAACTCGATGGAAATTCTTTACTGGGCGCCAAATGGTGAAACCGAAGAAGAGATTTTCGAAGCGATGAAGAAAATGTATGAGGACATCCATACGTACAAAGACGAGCATTTTTACGGCGAGTCGTATGATCCGGTTTCTGATGTCTTGACGAGAAAAGAACAAGACCAGCAGGATATCCTGAAGCCTTTCAGCGATCCGGTCAATAAATAA
- the purH gene encoding bifunctional phosphoribosylaminoimidazolecarboxamide formyltransferase/IMP cyclohydrolase, with protein MKRRALMSVSDKSGILEFARELVKMDVEILSTGGTRKHLEDNGVPTTAVDEVTGFPEILGGRVKTLHPLIHGGLLAKHDDSEHQQQMSDNGIAPIEFVCVNLYPFRETISKPDVTVDDAIENIDIGGPTMLRSAAKNHAYVTVIVDSGDYEAVLAELREQQTTSPELRRKLAAKVFRHTAAYDAYISNYLTELTDGQYPEQLTLTYELSQALRYGENPHQKAAFYKSALGSDFSIAHATQLHGKELSYNNIQDANAALQIIKEFTMPASVAVKHMNPCGVGTGATLSESFKKAYEADSTSIFGGIVALNREVDLETAEQLSQIFLEIVIAPSFTEDALAELGKKKNIRLLTVPFETKRRDKWNTVTVEGGLLVQEPDTFGYEDADIRVVTERQPTEQELEALKLGWSVVKHVKSNAIVVCDDSMTLGVGAGQMNRVGAAAIALEQAADKAQGAAMASDAFFPMSDTVEAAAKAGIKAIIQPGGSKKDQESIDAANAHGIAMVFTGVRHFKH; from the coding sequence ATGAAAAGAAGAGCATTGATGAGCGTATCGGACAAATCCGGCATTTTGGAGTTTGCCCGTGAACTAGTAAAAATGGATGTAGAAATCTTATCAACAGGCGGCACGCGCAAGCATTTGGAAGACAATGGCGTTCCGACGACGGCAGTGGACGAAGTGACCGGTTTCCCTGAGATTTTAGGTGGACGCGTGAAAACTTTGCATCCGCTGATCCATGGCGGTTTGCTCGCGAAACACGACGATAGCGAACACCAGCAGCAAATGAGCGATAACGGCATCGCACCGATCGAATTTGTCTGCGTCAATTTGTACCCATTCCGCGAAACGATTTCAAAACCGGATGTGACAGTTGATGATGCAATTGAAAACATCGATATCGGCGGCCCAACGATGCTGCGTTCGGCAGCGAAAAACCATGCTTACGTGACGGTCATCGTCGATTCCGGCGACTACGAAGCGGTGCTTGCAGAACTGCGCGAACAGCAAACAACGAGCCCAGAGCTGCGCCGGAAACTCGCAGCTAAAGTATTCCGCCATACCGCGGCGTATGATGCCTATATTTCCAACTATTTAACGGAACTGACGGATGGACAGTATCCGGAGCAGTTGACCCTTACATATGAATTGTCCCAAGCGCTGCGCTACGGGGAAAACCCGCACCAAAAAGCAGCGTTCTATAAGAGCGCGCTCGGTTCGGATTTCTCAATCGCACATGCCACGCAATTGCACGGCAAAGAGCTTTCCTATAACAATATCCAAGACGCCAATGCTGCGCTGCAGATCATCAAGGAATTCACTATGCCGGCAAGTGTCGCAGTGAAGCATATGAACCCGTGCGGCGTCGGGACCGGTGCTACTCTTTCCGAATCGTTCAAGAAAGCGTATGAAGCGGACTCGACATCGATCTTCGGGGGCATCGTCGCCTTGAACCGTGAAGTCGATCTTGAGACAGCAGAACAATTGTCGCAGATTTTCCTTGAGATCGTCATTGCGCCATCGTTCACGGAAGATGCACTTGCAGAACTCGGCAAAAAGAAAAACATCCGTTTGTTGACGGTGCCGTTTGAAACGAAACGCCGCGACAAATGGAATACGGTGACAGTCGAAGGCGGATTGCTCGTCCAGGAGCCGGATACATTCGGCTATGAAGATGCAGATATCCGTGTCGTGACGGAAAGACAACCGACAGAGCAAGAACTCGAAGCCTTGAAACTTGGCTGGAGCGTCGTCAAGCACGTTAAATCAAATGCCATTGTCGTGTGCGACGATTCGATGACGTTAGGCGTTGGTGCAGGACAGATGAACCGCGTTGGGGCAGCCGCCATTGCACTCGAGCAGGCAGCTGATAAAGCGCAAGGCGCAGCGATGGCGTCGGACGCTTTCTTCCCGATGTCTGACACGGTGGAAGCAGCAGCGAAAGCCGGCATTAAAGCGATTATCCAGCCGGGCGGTTCGAAAAAAGACCAGGAGTCGATCGATGCGGCGAATGCGCACGGCATCGCGATGGTCTTCACGGGCGTCCGCCATTTCAAACATTAA